Proteins from one Candidatus Neomarinimicrobiota bacterium genomic window:
- a CDS encoding prenyltransferase, whose protein sequence is MLSRWIAIFQGCNLPEGVTMDEVDFISRWLVITRACVFSMTLTSGIIGGLLALTAGAINWWYWLIAVIGLILAHASNNMINDYFDYRNGTDESEDYPRGLYSPHPIYSGWLSPTKLMNAILIVNFLDLVIAIYLAVQVGWEVFIFALAGLFVSVFYVAQPINLKKRGLGELGVFLIWGPLMIGGTFFVVSGYVPGWAFAASIPYGLTVTTVLIGKHIDKIKPDQDNGVHTLPVILGEAKALFLNKILFIAFHLIVIVLVLTDTLGFWVLISLLSLPRLVRETWPKYSEPRPTEKPEKYPVWPLWFVSWAFRYNRQAGGLFILGLILNLLLPIG, encoded by the coding sequence ATGTTGAGTAGATGGATAGCCATTTTCCAGGGATGTAATCTCCCGGAAGGTGTTACCATGGATGAAGTAGATTTCATCAGCCGGTGGCTTGTGATTACGCGGGCGTGTGTCTTTTCCATGACCCTGACATCCGGAATTATAGGAGGTTTACTGGCCCTGACAGCAGGTGCTATTAATTGGTGGTATTGGCTGATAGCGGTTATCGGATTGATACTGGCCCACGCCTCTAATAACATGATTAACGACTATTTCGACTATCGCAACGGTACGGATGAGTCGGAAGATTATCCCCGGGGACTCTACTCGCCGCACCCGATATATTCCGGATGGCTGAGTCCTACCAAGCTGATGAACGCGATTTTAATCGTGAATTTTCTCGATTTGGTCATTGCAATCTACCTGGCAGTGCAGGTTGGCTGGGAGGTGTTTATCTTTGCACTTGCGGGACTGTTCGTCAGCGTCTTTTATGTGGCGCAGCCGATTAACCTGAAAAAGCGAGGATTAGGTGAACTCGGCGTATTCCTTATTTGGGGACCGTTGATGATTGGCGGCACCTTTTTCGTAGTGAGCGGATACGTGCCGGGCTGGGCTTTTGCGGCATCGATCCCGTACGGGTTAACGGTGACCACCGTACTCATCGGAAAGCACATTGATAAAATTAAACCCGATCAAGACAACGGTGTCCACACATTGCCAGTCATCCTTGGAGAAGCGAAGGCACTATTTCTCAACAAGATCCTGTTTATTGCGTTTCACCTGATTGTTATCGTCCTTGTGCTCACGGATACCCTGGGATTTTGGGTGTTGATTTCACTGCTTTCACTGCCCAGGCTCGTGCGCGAAACCTGGCCGAAATACTCCGAGCCACGGCCGACGGAGAAGCCGGAGAAATATCCGGTGTGGCCATTGTGGTTTGTCTCCTGGGCGTTTCGGTACAACCGCCAGGCCGGCGGACTCTTCATACTCGGATTGATACTGAATTTGTTATTACCGATTGGTTAG
- a CDS encoding flippase-like domain-containing protein, whose protein sequence is MRKRIIQISIGLALSGVFAWLAVRNIQWHEFIKTLQQDKDWWYLLPAIILFMASFFVRAWRWHYFLQPVKSIRFHPLFSATMVGYMGNNILPVRLGEILRVYALDRSTGVSKSAGLATVVVERLVDVIGLLAFLIIAIIFTSLPSRFQSVVTIVSIVSIGLLTLLLGLTFFERRTQNILERIYNVFPDVLAEKLGTITESFLEGLSGLRQTQHYGKIIFQTLFIWTLFAFSVYFILLAFRFDTLYDMTFVSGIVVFLIGTAGVLIPSSPGYVGTFHFAIVQALALYGVPNEGALGFAIVNHLLNYIPVTALGLVYFFREGLRFEQVSEAAEEVESVEPADLSADSIDKGSG, encoded by the coding sequence ATGCGAAAACGGATAATACAGATCAGCATCGGTTTGGCTTTGAGCGGGGTGTTCGCCTGGCTGGCGGTCAGGAATATCCAGTGGCATGAATTTATTAAGACGCTCCAGCAGGATAAGGACTGGTGGTATCTGTTGCCGGCCATCATTCTGTTTATGGCGAGTTTTTTCGTCCGCGCCTGGCGATGGCACTACTTCCTGCAGCCGGTGAAATCCATCCGGTTTCATCCGCTGTTTAGTGCTACGATGGTTGGGTACATGGGCAATAACATTTTGCCGGTACGCCTTGGCGAAATCCTCCGGGTGTACGCTCTGGATCGAAGTACCGGTGTCTCAAAATCAGCCGGGCTGGCAACGGTGGTCGTTGAGCGCCTGGTGGACGTCATCGGGTTGCTCGCCTTCCTGATTATTGCGATAATATTTACGTCATTGCCCTCCCGCTTTCAATCGGTGGTTACGATTGTCTCCATCGTCTCGATCGGTTTACTGACACTCCTGCTTGGCCTGACATTCTTTGAACGCCGGACACAAAATATTCTCGAGCGGATTTACAATGTATTCCCGGACGTGCTGGCTGAAAAACTGGGGACTATTACCGAATCGTTCCTAGAGGGACTCAGCGGTCTGCGACAAACGCAACACTATGGGAAAATAATTTTTCAGACACTATTTATTTGGACACTTTTCGCATTCTCGGTCTACTTTATATTACTCGCGTTTCGCTTTGACACGTTGTACGACATGACCTTCGTATCAGGCATTGTCGTGTTCCTCATTGGTACGGCCGGTGTCCTGATACCCTCCTCACCCGGCTATGTCGGAACCTTCCATTTTGCTATCGTGCAGGCATTGGCTCTGTATGGTGTGCCAAACGAAGGCGCGTTGGGATTTGCAATTGTGAACCACTTATTAAACTATATCCCGGTGACAGCGCTGGGTCTGGTCTACTTTTTCAGGGAAGGCCTCCGCTTCGAACAGGTGTCCGAGGCTGCAGAAGAAGTGGAATCCGTGGAGCCGGCCGACCTTTCTGCCGATTCCATTGACAAAGGATCCGGCTGA
- a CDS encoding SDR family oxidoreductase, which yields MDLGLQGKCAFIAGASKGLGYATALQLAREGANVAICARTESDLHEAAESIRSETDVEVLTLPGDVSNTIDLDEIFDAIEKEWHRLDILVTNAGGPPAGTYEQVEPAQYRDATDLNLQSTIEMTYRALPLMKKHEWGRIIAITSVSVKQPIDNLILSNTARAGVVSFCKTLANSVGEVGITVNVVCPGNFRTQRSIDLLNKWAEDAGITPEEMEAQRVSAVPLNRYGEPQEMADTIAFLASERASYITGTSIQVDGGLVKGI from the coding sequence ATGGATTTAGGATTACAGGGCAAATGTGCATTTATTGCCGGTGCCAGTAAAGGCCTCGGATACGCTACGGCGTTGCAACTGGCCAGAGAAGGGGCGAATGTCGCCATCTGTGCACGGACGGAATCGGACCTGCATGAAGCGGCTGAATCTATCCGGTCAGAGACGGATGTGGAGGTTTTAACTCTCCCGGGCGACGTGAGCAATACCATCGATTTGGACGAGATTTTCGATGCCATCGAAAAGGAATGGCACCGGCTCGATATATTGGTAACCAATGCCGGCGGACCGCCTGCCGGCACCTATGAGCAGGTGGAACCGGCACAGTATCGCGACGCCACTGATTTAAATCTCCAGAGCACAATAGAGATGACATACCGGGCGCTGCCGCTTATGAAAAAGCACGAGTGGGGACGGATTATTGCGATTACCTCCGTTTCGGTGAAGCAGCCCATCGATAATTTGATTCTCTCGAATACGGCGCGGGCCGGCGTAGTTTCTTTCTGCAAGACGCTGGCGAACTCCGTCGGAGAGGTCGGTATTACGGTTAACGTCGTCTGTCCCGGAAATTTCCGGACGCAAAGAAGTATCGACCTGCTTAACAAGTGGGCAGAAGACGCCGGAATTACGCCGGAAGAGATGGAAGCCCAGCGGGTTTCGGCCGTACCGCTGAACCGCTACGGCGAACCGCAGGAAATGGCAGATACCATTGCGTTCCTGGCATCCGAACGCGCCAGTTACATCACCGGGACATCCATCCAGGTGGACGGTGGGCTCGTCAAAGGAATTTAG
- a CDS encoding enoyl-CoA hydratase/isomerase family protein, which translates to MDFNLIKTDVRENGIATAALFRPNSLNAFNAELIGELIRYFENIGDDETVRAVILTGDGEKAFAAGADIKEMSGMSSQEAKEFALRGQKLTNLIQHLGKPVVAAVNGYALGGGCEVALACHLRFASANAIFGQPEVGLGLIPGWGGTQRLARLIGSGLATELIISGKKIDAATAKNIGLVNEIYSQDELLDKTIEFLAGVRQQSPNAVSLSLEAINRGMNMTLAEGLHLEADLFGLAFSSQESTEGTQAFIEKRKPDFS; encoded by the coding sequence ATGGACTTTAATCTCATTAAAACCGATGTCCGGGAGAACGGAATTGCTACGGCGGCACTGTTCCGTCCCAATTCGTTAAATGCGTTTAATGCGGAATTAATTGGTGAACTTATCCGATACTTCGAAAATATCGGTGATGACGAGACGGTAAGAGCGGTCATCCTGACCGGCGATGGCGAGAAAGCGTTTGCCGCCGGAGCGGATATTAAGGAAATGTCCGGTATGAGTTCACAGGAGGCCAAAGAGTTTGCGCTCCGCGGTCAAAAGCTGACGAATCTGATTCAGCATCTCGGAAAGCCGGTCGTGGCTGCTGTCAACGGATACGCGTTAGGTGGCGGATGTGAGGTTGCCCTGGCGTGTCATCTGCGATTCGCTTCGGCGAATGCAATTTTTGGCCAGCCGGAAGTCGGTCTCGGTTTAATTCCCGGCTGGGGCGGCACCCAGCGATTGGCACGGCTCATTGGTTCCGGTTTAGCGACAGAGTTGATTATCTCCGGGAAGAAAATCGATGCTGCCACTGCTAAAAATATCGGATTAGTGAACGAAATTTACAGCCAGGATGAATTGCTGGATAAAACGATCGAGTTCCTGGCGGGTGTACGCCAGCAGAGTCCGAATGCGGTGTCGCTTTCTCTGGAAGCGATTAACCGGGGTATGAATATGACCCTCGCCGAGGGACTTCACCTGGAAGCTGACTTGTTTGGGCTGGCGTTCAGTTCCCAGGAGAGCACCGAAGGGACTCAGGCATTCATCGAAAAGCGGAAGCCGGATTTTTCTTGA
- a CDS encoding peptidylprolyl isomerase, producing MGLMTNLRSNTKIMLWILILAFVGLIVFEWGASFSGQGGQQGQPKNIAVINGREITPQQYYRLLQNEYERVRQQSQNSALTEQQRNQIEQQLWDQLVTETLVRQAVEERNIQVTNQDILRELRTNPPQAIRNVEAFQTDGQFDRNKYLEALNNPVGDEWVAVENMVRASLPAQKLQSMLLASVNVYQDEIRQAYVDQNINFTIEYLQVPLRNISDEEAQPAEAEIKEYYQSHIDEYRVPEKRVLEYAEFPKTPANDDTAAALNTARDVLEQARNGADFAELARQYSEGPSASQGGDLGWFGEGQMVPGFEEAAFDADAGAVVGPVQTRFGYHVIKVHDKRVQDGENQIKASHVLIEVTPSPTTLEEQRSQANLFLFDAQDYSFQKSADSNDVTIQSTNPFARDAGFVPGLGQFEEALRFAFSNPVGSISDVIENDNGYYVFRVAEIQQPFVRPLEDLRDRISRTLVSENKRKIAFQRIQEVHGQVSTEISLEELAESNELLVYESTESFTLSGNIPGLGEAPALKGAIRALDGGEISPAIRTSRGGFIIKVLERSELNEEDYAEKKQQIRQRLLNQKQNQFMTNWIESLRNEAKIVDNREQIL from the coding sequence ATGGGTTTAATGACAAATCTTCGCAGTAACACCAAAATAATGCTCTGGATACTGATCCTGGCATTTGTTGGCCTCATCGTATTCGAATGGGGTGCAAGTTTTAGCGGGCAAGGTGGTCAACAGGGACAACCGAAAAACATCGCGGTGATTAATGGCCGCGAAATCACCCCGCAGCAGTATTACCGCCTGCTGCAAAATGAATACGAACGTGTGCGCCAGCAATCGCAGAATAGTGCTCTGACCGAACAACAGCGTAATCAGATTGAACAGCAGTTGTGGGATCAACTTGTCACGGAGACGCTGGTCAGGCAAGCTGTGGAAGAGCGAAATATCCAGGTAACCAATCAGGATATTTTACGGGAGCTCCGGACCAATCCTCCGCAGGCGATTCGGAACGTGGAAGCGTTTCAGACGGATGGTCAGTTCGATCGGAATAAATACCTGGAAGCGCTAAATAACCCAGTTGGTGACGAGTGGGTCGCTGTGGAAAATATGGTCCGCGCTTCCCTGCCGGCCCAGAAACTTCAGAGTATGTTACTCGCATCGGTCAATGTGTACCAGGACGAAATTCGCCAGGCATATGTCGATCAGAATATCAATTTCACCATTGAATACCTCCAGGTGCCGCTCAGGAATATTTCCGATGAGGAAGCACAACCGGCCGAAGCAGAAATCAAAGAATATTACCAGAGCCATATCGATGAATATCGCGTACCGGAAAAACGTGTACTGGAATATGCGGAATTTCCCAAAACCCCTGCCAACGATGACACAGCCGCCGCACTGAATACTGCCAGGGATGTTCTTGAGCAGGCACGTAACGGCGCAGATTTTGCCGAATTAGCCCGTCAGTACTCAGAAGGCCCCTCCGCAAGCCAGGGTGGCGATCTCGGGTGGTTTGGCGAAGGCCAGATGGTACCGGGATTTGAGGAAGCAGCATTTGATGCTGACGCTGGAGCCGTTGTCGGACCCGTCCAAACGCGGTTCGGCTATCATGTGATCAAGGTCCACGATAAACGGGTCCAGGATGGCGAAAACCAGATTAAAGCCAGCCACGTACTCATCGAGGTCACCCCAAGCCCCACAACATTGGAGGAGCAGCGCTCTCAGGCTAATCTCTTTCTTTTCGACGCCCAGGATTACAGCTTCCAGAAAAGCGCCGATTCCAACGACGTCACTATCCAATCTACAAACCCATTTGCCCGGGATGCCGGATTCGTTCCCGGTCTCGGTCAGTTTGAAGAAGCACTCCGGTTCGCCTTTTCCAATCCCGTCGGATCTATAAGCGATGTCATCGAAAATGATAATGGCTATTATGTCTTCCGGGTCGCAGAAATACAGCAACCGTTTGTTCGTCCACTCGAGGATCTCAGAGACAGAATCTCCAGAACCCTGGTAAGTGAAAATAAACGTAAAATCGCATTCCAGCGGATCCAGGAGGTACACGGTCAGGTTTCAACAGAGATCTCCCTGGAGGAGCTCGCTGAATCAAATGAACTGCTTGTCTACGAAAGCACGGAAAGCTTTACCCTCTCCGGAAATATTCCGGGTCTCGGTGAGGCTCCGGCACTTAAAGGTGCTATTCGAGCCCTGGATGGCGGTGAAATTTCACCTGCGATTCGTACCAGTCGGGGTGGGTTTATTATAAAAGTGCTGGAACGTTCTGAATTAAACGAAGAAGATTACGCAGAGAAAAAGCAACAGATTCGCCAGCGCCTGCTCAATCAAAAACAGAATCAGTTTATGACCAACTGGATTGAGTCACTCAGGAACGAAGCAAAAATTGTCGATAACCGGGAACAGATTCTGTAG
- the ltaE gene encoding low-specificity L-threonine aldolase, with protein sequence MIDLRSDTVTKPSEAMRKAMAAAEVGDDVFAEDPTINALQEYCADLLGKDRALYVPSGTMANQTSLNAHTQPGDEVICENGCHIFNYESGAPALLSGIQLNPLPGNHGLLSADQVEAAIRPGNVHHASTKVVALENTHNRAGGVIYPLETIREIAEVARNHDLIMHLDGARLMNAVVAAGINPKEYTQYFDSVTLCFSKGLGAPVGSIVAGNADFIQRVHRYRKIYGGGMRQAGIIAAGALYAIQNNVERLAEDHQNANRLAEGIAGIDEIGIDPEWVQTNIVIFDVDPAWMTAKELCHKLGEQDILLLPMATQKIRAVTNLMVSKKDMEKTISTIQDLQK encoded by the coding sequence GTCTTTGCCGAAGATCCGACCATTAATGCTTTACAGGAATATTGCGCCGATCTGCTCGGGAAGGATCGAGCACTCTATGTTCCCAGCGGAACTATGGCCAATCAGACCAGCCTGAATGCCCATACCCAGCCTGGCGACGAGGTTATATGTGAAAACGGATGCCACATCTTCAATTACGAAAGCGGCGCGCCGGCGCTGCTTAGTGGCATTCAGCTGAATCCATTACCCGGTAACCATGGTCTCCTGAGTGCTGATCAGGTAGAGGCAGCTATTCGCCCGGGGAATGTTCATCATGCTTCGACGAAAGTTGTGGCTCTGGAGAATACGCATAACCGGGCTGGCGGAGTGATTTATCCGCTGGAGACAATTCGGGAAATTGCAGAAGTGGCGCGTAACCATGACCTGATTATGCATCTGGATGGTGCCCGGCTGATGAATGCGGTCGTAGCTGCAGGAATCAATCCGAAGGAGTACACGCAATATTTCGATTCGGTAACGCTCTGCTTCAGCAAGGGGCTCGGTGCGCCGGTCGGATCTATTGTGGCTGGAAACGCTGATTTCATTCAGCGGGTGCATCGGTACCGGAAGATTTATGGCGGTGGGATGCGCCAGGCCGGCATTATAGCGGCAGGTGCCCTTTATGCTATCCAAAATAATGTGGAGCGGCTTGCGGAGGATCATCAAAACGCAAACAGGCTGGCAGAGGGGATCGCCGGAATCGATGAAATTGGTATCGACCCGGAATGGGTGCAGACAAATATCGTGATCTTCGATGTGGATCCGGCCTGGATGACCGCAAAAGAATTGTGCCATAAACTCGGAGAACAAGATATCCTGCTGCTACCCATGGCCACACAAAAGATCCGGGCAGTCACCAATCTTATGGTCTCAAAAAAGGATATGGAAAAGACCATTTCCACTATCCAAGACCTTCAAAAGTAA
- a CDS encoding calcium/sodium antiporter, protein MLWLNFLGFVFGFILLVKGGDWLVDGASALAKRFNISDLVIGLTVVSFGTSAPELLVNIYASFAEVENIALGNIFGSNVANVFLVLGAAALYKPLTLKGRTIWKEIPFALIITLVLAILLNDLYFVDSGDNILSNGDGLILLTFFGFFMYYTYNSSLDKELIGELPALSLRKSTLFVIFGIIGLAIGGKMVVESAESAALSLGISDAFIGLTAVALGTSLPELITSLNAASKSNSDIAVGNIVGSNIFNIALVLGVSSTIKDIPYHLDFNIDLLMATLAVVILFGFMFSGKRGRIDRWEGAFFLLIYIGYIIMLYFTRM, encoded by the coding sequence ATGTTGTGGTTGAATTTTTTGGGATTTGTGTTCGGATTCATTCTCTTGGTGAAGGGGGGCGATTGGCTGGTAGATGGCGCATCGGCCCTGGCAAAACGCTTCAATATCTCTGACCTTGTTATCGGATTAACAGTTGTCTCGTTCGGGACTTCGGCTCCCGAGTTATTGGTGAATATTTACGCCTCATTTGCGGAAGTGGAAAACATCGCACTTGGAAATATCTTTGGAAGTAATGTGGCCAATGTATTCCTGGTACTCGGGGCGGCGGCTTTGTATAAGCCGTTAACACTGAAAGGACGGACCATCTGGAAGGAAATCCCGTTTGCCCTGATTATCACGTTGGTACTGGCAATCCTTCTGAATGATTTGTATTTCGTGGACAGCGGCGACAACATATTGAGTAACGGCGATGGATTGATACTGTTGACCTTCTTCGGGTTTTTTATGTACTACACTTACAATTCCAGCCTGGACAAAGAACTTATTGGAGAATTACCGGCCTTGTCATTACGGAAGTCGACTCTGTTTGTAATCTTCGGCATTATTGGCCTGGCAATTGGCGGAAAAATGGTTGTGGAGAGTGCTGAGTCAGCAGCTCTTTCTCTGGGCATCAGTGATGCCTTCATTGGATTAACTGCAGTGGCGCTTGGGACATCACTTCCGGAACTCATCACTTCACTGAATGCCGCATCAAAATCCAACTCCGACATTGCGGTCGGAAATATCGTCGGTTCCAACATCTTTAACATAGCGCTGGTTCTCGGAGTCAGCAGTACAATCAAGGACATCCCATACCACCTGGATTTTAACATAGATCTGTTGATGGCAACTCTTGCAGTTGTCATACTGTTTGGTTTTATGTTCAGTGGAAAACGAGGGCGTATTGATCGCTGGGAGGGTGCGTTTTTTCTGCTGATTTATATTGGGTATATTATAATGCTTTACTTTACCAGGATGTAG
- a CDS encoding dCMP deaminase family protein, protein MARKSWDEYFIDILHSARERATCDRGRSAALLVKNNHILSTGYVGSPAGIDHCSEVGHEFIDSYEKNDAGEIELRQHCVRTVHAEQNAISQAAKFGIAVEGATLYCTMFPCYTCAKMLVNVGINRIIAEFDYQSSEKSKILFNQLQIPYFVLNEGDQLEYS, encoded by the coding sequence ATGGCGCGAAAATCCTGGGATGAATATTTTATCGATATCCTGCATTCTGCGCGGGAGCGGGCAACGTGCGATCGTGGTCGGTCGGCGGCCTTGCTGGTAAAGAATAATCACATTCTAAGCACCGGTTATGTTGGGAGTCCGGCCGGTATTGACCATTGCAGCGAGGTGGGCCATGAATTTATTGATAGCTACGAAAAGAACGATGCCGGAGAAATCGAGCTCCGTCAACACTGTGTCCGTACCGTGCACGCTGAACAGAACGCCATCAGCCAGGCAGCGAAATTTGGTATTGCCGTCGAAGGGGCAACCCTGTACTGTACCATGTTTCCGTGTTATACCTGTGCAAAAATGCTGGTGAATGTTGGGATCAACCGTATCATCGCTGAATTTGACTACCAGAGCAGCGAGAAGAGTAAAATTTTGTTCAATCAACTACAGATTCCCTATTTTGTTCTGAATGAGGGAGATCAGTTAGAATATTCTTGA
- a CDS encoding GIY-YIG nuclease family protein encodes MYYSLFILYCEKADRFYIGVSDDVEHRLTEHNSGKSVHGPVRG; translated from the coding sequence ATGTATTACTCCCTTTTCATCCTCTATTGCGAGAAGGCCGATCGGTTTTATATTGGCGTCTCCGACGACGTGGAACACCGCCTAACCGAACACAACAGCGGTAAGTCCGTCCATGGCCCTGTACGGGGTTAA
- a CDS encoding amino acid permease: MAQQVGPKDTLEKHLKLPAVIAFGIGPMLSSGVFLLPGMVYGKVGPAGILAYIVAGLLILPSLMSKAELATAMPRAGGTYYFLDRSMGPLIGTISGFGTWLSLSFKAAFELIGLGAYLVIFFHLPVKPVAIALCVVFGVLNISGVKNVGRVQAILVSILLGILAYFTARGFLHIDADSYTPFFVKGSDSFLAAVGFVFVGFAGLTKIASVAEEVDNLERNIPLGMILALFISLIIYVLVMIVLVGTVPAETLKNTLTPLTDSAQGFMGLAGKILLAAGAVLAFIASANVGITAASRYPLAMSRDNLMAPVFKKLGRFQTPTNSIIFTISVMILFIIILSPEGIAKVASAFKLLIFGLVNLAVVAMRESKIESYDPSFKSLWYPWPQIIGILAPIVLIPFLGAIPLFFSGGIVVFGILWYFFYGQKRVERSGAMTHVFQRLGRAATPQLDQELRQILREKGLRKEDEFEESILTASILFHEPKDSYDKILRRASGALAEKLGLSDETIYEALSKTNQMGDTPIGKHIALPHARLENVDTHGLVIVHSREGVEVDESSAAIHALFILISPKEDPGEHLRFLAELANRAEGLDFGGEWRYLTSQDDIRNQFVRSGEVTEVTLTESRFIGKRISDIQVHDQCLIALINRQNSMIVPHGSTTLEQGDRLTIIGDEKAVQEMERYILGQGNKG; the protein is encoded by the coding sequence ATGGCGCAGCAAGTCGGCCCCAAAGACACGTTAGAAAAACATCTAAAACTACCGGCGGTTATCGCTTTCGGCATCGGCCCGATGCTGAGTTCCGGCGTTTTTCTTCTCCCGGGAATGGTGTACGGCAAGGTCGGCCCGGCCGGCATCCTTGCCTATATTGTTGCCGGATTGTTGATCCTGCCATCCTTGATGAGTAAGGCGGAACTGGCGACTGCCATGCCACGCGCCGGTGGGACCTACTACTTTCTCGATCGGAGTATGGGGCCGCTTATCGGTACCATCTCCGGATTCGGTACATGGTTATCTCTCTCCTTTAAGGCGGCGTTCGAGCTCATCGGGCTTGGCGCATATCTGGTGATTTTCTTTCACTTGCCGGTGAAGCCTGTGGCGATTGCACTTTGTGTGGTCTTTGGTGTGCTAAATATCAGCGGTGTGAAAAACGTCGGTCGGGTGCAAGCCATCCTGGTGTCCATTCTGCTGGGGATTCTAGCGTATTTTACCGCCCGTGGTTTTCTTCATATCGACGCTGACAGTTATACGCCGTTTTTCGTGAAGGGCTCGGATTCCTTCCTGGCTGCAGTGGGGTTTGTTTTCGTCGGATTTGCTGGTCTTACAAAAATTGCCAGCGTGGCGGAAGAGGTGGATAACCTGGAACGGAATATTCCGCTGGGCATGATCCTGGCCCTTTTCATCAGTTTGATAATCTACGTACTGGTGATGATCGTTTTGGTTGGGACTGTCCCGGCAGAAACGCTGAAAAACACGCTCACGCCACTCACGGATTCCGCCCAGGGTTTCATGGGGCTGGCGGGCAAGATTTTACTGGCCGCAGGTGCAGTGCTTGCCTTTATTGCTTCGGCCAATGTGGGCATAACGGCGGCATCCCGTTATCCGTTGGCGATGAGCCGCGATAATCTGATGGCCCCGGTGTTTAAAAAATTGGGCCGGTTCCAGACGCCTACCAATTCAATCATATTTACCATCAGCGTGATGATTTTGTTTATTATTATTCTAAGCCCGGAGGGAATTGCCAAGGTAGCCAGCGCCTTTAAACTGTTAATTTTCGGCCTGGTGAATCTGGCTGTTGTGGCGATGCGTGAGAGTAAGATTGAATCGTACGATCCCTCATTTAAGTCTCTCTGGTATCCATGGCCGCAGATTATCGGTATTTTAGCACCAATAGTCCTTATCCCGTTTCTGGGAGCGATCCCGCTCTTTTTCTCTGGCGGTATAGTGGTATTTGGTATTCTTTGGTATTTCTTTTACGGCCAGAAACGTGTGGAACGAAGCGGCGCCATGACCCATGTGTTCCAGAGATTAGGACGGGCAGCGACGCCTCAGCTGGATCAAGAACTCCGTCAGATCCTGCGTGAAAAAGGATTGCGGAAGGAAGATGAATTTGAAGAGAGTATTTTGACGGCATCAATTCTGTTCCACGAGCCGAAAGATTCGTATGATAAGATCTTGCGGAGGGCATCCGGCGCGCTTGCGGAGAAACTGGGGTTATCCGATGAAACGATATACGAGGCACTGAGCAAGACAAATCAGATGGGAGATACTCCGATTGGGAAGCACATTGCGCTTCCACATGCCCGTCTGGAGAACGTGGACACCCATGGACTGGTAATTGTCCATTCCCGTGAGGGTGTGGAGGTGGATGAATCATCGGCGGCAATCCATGCATTATTTATCCTGATTAGCCCAAAGGAGGATCCGGGTGAGCACCTGCGATTCCTTGCGGAACTGGCCAACAGGGCAGAAGGCCTCGATTTTGGTGGAGAGTGGCGTTACCTGACCAGTCAGGACGATATCCGAAATCAATTTGTAAGATCAGGCGAAGTGACTGAGGTAACCCTGACGGAATCGCGTTTTATTGGAAAAAGGATTAGCGATATCCAGGTCCATGACCAATGTCTTATTGCACTGATTAATCGCCAAAATTCCATGATAGTGCCGCACGGCAGCACAACCCTTGAGCAGGGTGACAGACTTACTATCATCGGTGATGAAAAAGCCGTGCAGGAGATGGAGAGATATATCCTCGGGCAGGGGAACAAGGGATAA